A genome region from Sphingobium sp. WTD-1 includes the following:
- a CDS encoding CopG family transcriptional regulator has product MQTKSRMNVYFEPDLLKKVEALALRRNVSKSAVIEAAVASFLSADASERLEAVFARRMDKLGRQVEGLDEDLAILGDTLSLFIRFWLTVTPPLPDSAQASARAKGAERFDGFLQSLGRRLATGDRFLKELSRDIDAARNSSDTQ; this is encoded by the coding sequence ATGCAGACCAAATCCCGCATGAATGTCTATTTCGAGCCAGACCTTCTGAAGAAGGTCGAGGCGTTGGCGCTGCGCCGCAACGTGTCCAAATCAGCCGTGATCGAAGCGGCGGTCGCGTCCTTCTTGTCCGCCGACGCGTCCGAACGGCTGGAGGCGGTCTTCGCTCGCCGCATGGACAAGCTCGGCCGACAGGTCGAAGGACTGGACGAGGATCTGGCCATTCTCGGGGATACGCTCTCGCTGTTCATCCGCTTCTGGCTGACCGTGACGCCACCTTTGCCCGACAGCGCGCAGGCGTCGGCACGGGCGAAGGGCGCGGAGCGATTCGACGGCTTCCTGCAATCGCTCGGGCGGCGGCTGGCGACCGGCGATCGATTTCTGAAGGAGCTGTCGCGGGACATCGACGCAGCACGAAATAGTAGCGATACGCAATAG